The Elgaria multicarinata webbii isolate HBS135686 ecotype San Diego chromosome 1, rElgMul1.1.pri, whole genome shotgun sequence genome has a window encoding:
- the ALG2 gene encoding alpha-1,3/1,6-mannosyltransferase ALG2 has protein sequence MAAAATDAGESEPRGCPSVFFLHPDLGIGGAERLVVDAALALRARGCRVQIWTPRYDPARCFSETRQLDVRTAAGWLPRSILGRGHALCAALRMVCLALHVLLLSGEEVDVFVCDQVSACIPILRLARRRKKVLFYCHFPDQLLTKRESLIKHVYRAPLDWLEEYTTGMADCILVNSCFTANVFKETFKSLSHINPDVLYPSLNVSRFDTVIPAEVASIVPNRKSIFLSINRYERKKNLVLALEALHDLRGRLNAQEWRDVHLVLAGGYDEAVQENVEYYEELKALATKLNIDKQITFLRSFSDEQKIALLSNCMCVLYTPSNEHFGIVPLEAMYMRCPVIAVNSGGPLESVVNDQTGFLCDPLPTQFSEAMEKFVRDPFLKKTMGAAGRIRILENFSPEAFTEKLYQYVSSLMQ, from the exons ATGGCCGCTGCGGCGACCGACGCTGGCGAAAGCGAGCCCAGGGGCTGTCCTTCCGTTTTCTTTCTGCACCCGGACCTTGGCATCGGCGGGGCCGAGCGGTTGGTCGTCGACGCGGCTCTAGCGCTGCGCGCGCGGGGCTGCCGCGTGCAGATTTGGACGCCGCGCTACGACCCTGCACGCTGCTTCTCGGAGACGCGCCAGCTGGACGTGCGAACGGCGGCGGGCTGGCTGCCGCGGAGCATCCTGGGAAGAGGCCACGCGCTCTGTGCCGCGCTGCGTATGGTCTGCCTGGCGTTGCACGTGCTGCTGCTCAGCGGGGAGGAAGTCGACGTCTTCGTTTGTGACCAG GTGTCTGCATGCATTCCAATTCTCCGTCTGGCTCGGAGGCGTAAgaaggttttgttttattgtcaCTTCCCTGATCAGCTTCTGACTAAGAGGGAGTCGTTAATTAAACATGTCTACAGAGCTCCCCTGGACTGGTTGGAAGAGTATACAACTGGCATGGCTGACTGTATTCTAGTCAACAGTTGTTTTACAGCAAATGTTTtcaaagaaaccttcaaatcctTGTCCCACATAAATCCAGATGTCTTGTATCCTTCTTTGAATGTCAGTAGATTTGATACCGTTATTCCTGCCGAAGTAGCTAGCATAGTCCCCAACAGAAAGAGTATCTTTCTTTCCATAAATAGgtatgaaaggaagaaaaatctaGTATTGGCTTTGGAAGCTTTACATGACCTTCGTGGGAGACTTAATGCTCAGGAGTGGAGGGATGTTCACCTGGTTTTGGCTGGTGGTTATGATGAAGCAGTTCAAGAAAATGTGGAATACTATGAAGAACTAAAAGCTCTTGCTACCAAACTTAATATTGACAAGCAGATCACATTCCTGAGATCTTTCTCTGATGAACAGAAGATAGCGCTTCTTAGTAACTGTATGTGTGTTCTGTATACACCGAGTAATGAACACTTtggaatagttcctttagaggcTATGTACATGAGATGCCCAGTCATTGCAGTAAATTCTGGGGGACCTTTAGAATCAGTTGTGAACGATCAGACGGGCTTCTTGTGTGATCCTCTTCCTACCCAGTTTTCAGAAGCCATGGAGAAATTTGTAAGAGAtccttttttaaagaagacaatgGGAGCCGCTGGGAGAATCAGAATTTTAGAAAACTTTTCACCAGAAGCATTCACTGAAAAGCTGTACCAATATGTTTCTAGTCTAATGCAATAA
- the SEC61B gene encoding protein transport protein Sec61 subunit beta translates to MPGPNPSATNVGASGRSPSKAVAPRAAGSTVRQRKNASCGTRSAGRTTSAGTGGMWRFYTEDSPGLKVGPVPVLVMSLLFIASVFMLHIWGKYTRS, encoded by the exons ATG CCGGGCCCGAATcccagcgctaccaatgtgggcGCCTCCGGCCGCTCCCCCAGCAAAGCAGTAGCCCCGCGAGCCGCAGGATCCACCGTACGGCAGAG GAAAAATGCTAGTTGTGGAACAAGGAGTGCAGGTCGTACAACTTCAGCAGGTACTGGAGGGATGTGGAGATTCTATACAGAGGATTCCCCTGGCCTCAAAGt AGGTCCTGTTCCAGTTCTTGTTATGAGCCTTCTCTTTATTGCATCTGTATTTATGCTGCACATCTGGGGCAAATACACACGGTCGTAG